The proteins below are encoded in one region of bacterium:
- the purE gene encoding 5-(carboxyamino)imidazole ribonucleotide mutase, translated as MVLQVEKFKRGAVPGEPFIGIIMGSWSDWAAGMNMALTTLDELGIPAEAAVISAHRTPNLIQEYASRAIRMDFSAVIAAAGGAAHLPGMVAAHLPSIPVVGVPMKTSTLGGADSLHSIVQMPPEIPVGTMAISGCVNAALYAAQIEGVRNVSVKNALYVRRLGLTDLVMQHPDPSVDPR; from the coding sequence ATGGTCTTGCAAGTTGAGAAGTTCAAGCGAGGCGCAGTACCTGGAGAGCCGTTCATCGGCATCATCATGGGTTCGTGGAGCGACTGGGCTGCTGGGATGAACATGGCACTCACTACGCTCGATGAGTTGGGTATCCCCGCTGAAGCTGCCGTGATCTCTGCGCATCGTACGCCCAACTTGATCCAAGAATATGCATCACGAGCGATCAGGATGGATTTCTCAGCAGTCATTGCAGCAGCCGGGGGTGCCGCTCATCTTCCAGGTATGGTTGCTGCACACCTTCCTTCAATCCCAGTGGTAGGTGTGCCGATGAAGACCTCCACTTTGGGGGGAGCAGATTCGTTGCACTCGATTGTGCAGATGCCGCCCGAGATTCCTGTTGGCACAATGGCGATATCGGGGTGCGTGAATGCAGCCCTGTATGCTGCCCAGATAGAGGGTGTCAGAAACGTGTCGGTGAAAAACGCTCTGTACGTTCGTCGTTTGGGGCTGACAGACCTGGTCATGCAGCATCCTGACCCGTCGGTTGACCCGCGCTGA
- a CDS encoding NAD(+)/NADH kinase: MEQIFFVTKPTEKARKIENNLRQLLDTSGIHLEKPLIIAVGGDGTMLQAIKDHLHSNVMFVGIAAGWLGYLQTVNPDEIDLLVKSLRHGEYGVVEAPLLVARDAASEQILTYAFNDISLERAGARAAKFALRVGDSEGKFVGDGVLFTTPLGSTAYGMAAGGPIIDASARDVFAVVPNNPHVSVLYSSLQRPHILSSRRSVRLSFDTEEVVERPLKLIGDGIEVETDFTHDIEIALSDRHIDLLELTQDGWYNHIDAKRLGRN, from the coding sequence ATGGAACAGATATTTTTTGTCACCAAGCCGACCGAAAAAGCGCGCAAAATCGAGAACAATTTGCGACAGTTGCTCGACACGAGTGGCATTCATCTCGAGAAACCTCTGATCATCGCGGTCGGTGGAGATGGCACCATGCTGCAGGCAATCAAGGATCACCTGCACTCAAATGTGATGTTTGTAGGTATTGCTGCCGGCTGGCTCGGCTACTTGCAAACCGTCAATCCAGACGAGATAGATTTACTTGTAAAAAGCCTTCGGCATGGTGAGTATGGTGTGGTCGAGGCGCCGCTCTTGGTCGCTCGCGATGCAGCATCAGAACAAATTTTGACCTATGCCTTCAACGATATTTCCCTCGAGCGAGCCGGAGCGCGAGCAGCCAAATTCGCCCTGCGTGTCGGTGACTCAGAAGGCAAATTCGTAGGAGATGGCGTGCTCTTCACAACCCCGCTTGGCTCAACTGCGTATGGCATGGCTGCCGGCGGACCAATAATAGATGCCAGCGCACGAGATGTTTTTGCGGTAGTGCCAAATAATCCGCATGTCTCAGTCCTCTACTCGAGCTTGCAACGCCCTCATATACTGTCGAGCAGGCGGTCGGTACGGTTGAGTTTTGATACCGAAGAAGTTGTAGAGCGACCACTCAAGCTCATTGGTGACGGCATCGAGGTCGAGACTGATTTTACCCACGATATCGAAATTGCTCTCTCCGATCGCCACATTGATCTGCTCGAGCTTACCCAAGATGGTTGGTACAACCACATCGACGCCAAGCGACTGGGGCGAAATTAA
- a CDS encoding tRNA-dihydrouridine synthase, protein MKKAHVSNSKNFWQALAEKQQPFCALAPMDDVTDLVFRQLVTELAPADVYFTEFASVEGFCSPGRHAVERRLRLADGEQGIVAQIWGTMPEKYNQTAQQLSQRGFVGIDINMGCPVRDVIKTGACSGLIRTPDLAAEIIVATKKGAGNLPVSVKTRLGFTDVDIEGWLGFLLEQDITALTVHLRTVREQSKVDAHWELADQIAALRDRIAPQTILIMNGDIADRADAKQKLSGSGVEGAMIGRGIFHNPWAFSPEASDHSKSDRIAALLRHLELFEQTWTDGEKRFEPLKRFFKIYIQGFDGAAEMRNQLMVCKDIVQARGILDKKIAQNRL, encoded by the coding sequence ATGAAAAAAGCTCATGTTTCGAACAGTAAAAATTTCTGGCAAGCACTCGCCGAGAAGCAACAGCCGTTTTGTGCATTGGCACCGATGGATGATGTAACCGATCTCGTATTTCGTCAGCTTGTTACGGAGCTCGCGCCTGCGGATGTGTATTTTACTGAGTTTGCGAGTGTGGAAGGATTTTGTTCGCCCGGACGACACGCTGTGGAGCGACGATTACGCTTGGCTGATGGTGAACAAGGCATCGTAGCGCAGATCTGGGGTACGATGCCCGAAAAATATAATCAGACAGCACAGCAGCTGAGCCAGCGGGGGTTTGTCGGGATTGACATCAATATGGGTTGTCCAGTGCGTGACGTGATTAAGACTGGCGCTTGCTCGGGGTTGATACGCACGCCGGATCTGGCGGCAGAAATCATTGTTGCCACGAAGAAGGGTGCCGGTAATCTGCCAGTTAGCGTAAAGACCCGACTTGGGTTTACAGACGTAGACATCGAGGGTTGGCTTGGGTTCTTGCTCGAGCAAGATATCACTGCACTGACTGTACATTTACGGACCGTGAGGGAACAGAGCAAGGTCGATGCACACTGGGAATTGGCTGATCAGATTGCTGCACTGCGAGATCGGATTGCGCCTCAGACTATCCTGATCATGAATGGCGATATCGCGGATCGTGCGGATGCGAAGCAGAAGCTCAGTGGCTCGGGTGTAGAGGGGGCGATGATCGGCCGTGGTATTTTTCATAACCCATGGGCTTTCTCGCCTGAAGCGAGTGATCACTCGAAGTCAGATCGCATCGCGGCGCTTCTGCGTCACCTGGAGCTCTTTGAGCAGACGTGGACAGATGGTGAGAAACGGTTTGAGCCTCTGAAGCGATTCTTCAAAATTTACATTCAGGGTTTTGATGGCGCAGCCGAAATGCGTAATCAACTCATGGTGTGCAAGGATATTGTTCAGGCTCGCGGAATCTTAGATAAAAAAATTGCCCAGAACCGATTGTAG
- a CDS encoding prolyl-tRNA synthetase, whose product MRLSQLFTKTSKNISEETESINARLLTRAGYIKQEIAGVYNYLPLGLRVLTKIEQIVREEMNTVGVELLMPTLTSQERWRDTGRLETVDVIFEARGGNEASRERNDATYIVNPTHEDVITPILKEFVASYKDLPRAVYQIQTKFRNEARAKSGLLRGREFRMKDLYSFHRDEADLKEFYEAIKPVYMRVYQRLGLGADTFLCYASGGDFTDDYSHEFQVVLPAGEDTIYLDRANKIAYNKEVTTPEDAEKLGVDFSALEEVTASEAGNIFPLGTKYSKALGFEYTDEKNERHPVWMGSYGIGTSRLIGIIAEKFADEKGLAWPGAVAPYRYHLVVLGGEDAHKAASELYEDLGVDEVLFDDRADLSAGGKFADAELIGCPIRLVISDKTLQHGEVEVMSRRGLFTQHNVELINAKHKLAELNA is encoded by the coding sequence ATGCGACTGAGTCAACTTTTTACGAAAACCTCAAAAAATATCTCCGAAGAAACGGAGTCAATTAACGCGCGCTTACTCACTCGCGCTGGCTACATCAAGCAAGAAATTGCCGGGGTGTATAATTATTTGCCACTTGGTCTGCGCGTGCTCACTAAGATCGAGCAGATAGTACGCGAAGAAATGAACACCGTTGGTGTCGAGTTGCTTATGCCGACACTCACGAGCCAAGAACGTTGGCGTGATACCGGTCGACTCGAAACAGTCGATGTAATCTTCGAGGCTCGCGGCGGAAATGAGGCGAGTCGAGAGAGAAATGATGCTACCTATATCGTCAATCCAACACACGAAGACGTGATTACCCCAATACTCAAGGAGTTCGTCGCGAGTTATAAAGATTTACCTCGGGCTGTCTATCAGATACAGACGAAGTTTCGTAATGAGGCACGAGCTAAGTCGGGTCTCTTGCGCGGAAGAGAATTTCGTATGAAGGATCTCTATAGCTTCCATCGTGACGAAGCCGATCTGAAGGAATTCTACGAGGCGATAAAGCCTGTCTACATGCGCGTGTATCAGCGGCTTGGGCTTGGAGCGGATACATTTCTTTGCTATGCCTCGGGAGGTGATTTTACCGATGATTATTCACACGAGTTTCAAGTCGTACTGCCAGCCGGCGAGGATACAATTTATCTCGATCGAGCAAATAAGATAGCCTACAACAAAGAAGTCACAACCCCAGAGGATGCTGAAAAACTCGGTGTGGACTTTAGTGCACTCGAAGAAGTCACCGCTAGTGAGGCCGGCAATATCTTTCCGCTTGGCACGAAATACTCGAAGGCACTGGGCTTTGAGTATACGGATGAGAAAAATGAACGCCATCCGGTATGGATGGGTAGTTATGGTATCGGGACGAGTCGCTTGATCGGGATCATTGCTGAGAAATTTGCTGACGAAAAGGGTCTAGCGTGGCCAGGAGCCGTTGCTCCGTATCGGTATCATCTAGTGGTGCTCGGGGGCGAGGATGCACACAAGGCCGCATCAGAGCTTTATGAAGACTTGGGGGTCGATGAAGTATTGTTTGACGACCGAGCGGATCTTTCTGCAGGAGGTAAGTTTGCTGACGCGGAGCTCATCGGTTGCCCGATTCGGCTTGTCATTTCTGACAAAACGCTTCAGCATGGAGAAGTCGAAGTCATGAGTCGACGTGGACTATTCACCCAGCATAACGTGGAGCTCATCAATGCCAAGCACAAACTCGCCGAGCTCAACGCCTAG
- a CDS encoding DUF1653 domain-containing protein, which yields MPSTNSPSSTPSFKTGVYEHYKGQRYLVLFVAMLESNLEPHVVYVSLYDMPKAPGKIWLRPLDDFTASMTVEGVIRPRFKYIGPAV from the coding sequence ATGCCAAGCACAAACTCGCCGAGCTCAACGCCTAGTTTCAAGACAGGGGTTTACGAACACTACAAGGGTCAGCGCTATCTCGTGCTTTTTGTAGCTATGCTTGAATCAAATCTCGAGCCGCACGTTGTCTATGTGTCGCTCTACGACATGCCCAAAGCCCCAGGCAAGATTTGGCTACGGCCACTTGATGATTTCACTGCATCAATGACGGTCGAGGGAGTCATTCGCCCACGCTTCAAGTATATTGGCCCGGCTGTCTAG
- a CDS encoding DUF1761 domain-containing protein, with the protein MEPVTINLWGVLAATAFSMIVGAVWYGPLLGKEWMKLVNKTQEDLSKSGGQIYLVTMLCWLLVSYVLALFVQYVAADTWVEGAVTGFWIWAGFIFPTHVIHTLFAGRSKKLVAIDLGYTLVAMIGMGIILVALPN; encoded by the coding sequence ATGGAACCAGTCACTATTAATCTTTGGGGTGTACTCGCTGCGACGGCTTTTTCGATGATCGTTGGCGCCGTTTGGTATGGGCCACTACTTGGCAAAGAGTGGATGAAACTGGTCAACAAAACGCAAGAAGATCTGTCGAAGTCTGGCGGACAGATTTATCTCGTGACAATGCTTTGTTGGTTGCTCGTGAGCTATGTGCTAGCTCTATTTGTGCAGTATGTAGCAGCTGATACCTGGGTAGAAGGCGCTGTGACTGGATTCTGGATTTGGGCTGGTTTTATCTTCCCGACTCATGTGATCCACACGCTGTTTGCTGGCCGCAGCAAGAAGCTTGTTGCAATTGATCTGGGCTATACCTTGGTCGCCATGATTGGGATGGGTATTATCCTTGTAGCACTACCTAATTAG
- a CDS encoding MFS transporter: MSQHFAVPGYNLLRYLRNRELDELYIATFLKTLARSLVLVFIPIYLLTIGFSVRFIALFYLIEFIGMLIATPVGLVLNHKLGVKKTMAAADILFIGYMFSVSVLKQVGGYLVLPTLLFAFAAGLFWAAYHVDFTKSVDRQAEGREISLTKAVVILASALGPLAGSLVIVSSSFASSFYVAAVMTVLAILPLFMTKDIKTPKPQFSWRRLKRADVAEKGWAYVAFGAMQIATETFWPLYIYLALKSVVEVGAVFTVTSLMMIGVVVWFGRRVDRNPKKAITFGVLLHAPSWLIRILAFSPIGVFLLNAYSQLSYHLLDESFEKVVYAEAKQSSDISNYFLFRQIFIALGRFLVCTVVFLTGKIEVGFLFTFIAVPLYLGLREKAQHTV, encoded by the coding sequence ATGAGCCAGCACTTCGCCGTACCGGGTTATAACTTATTGCGCTATTTGCGCAATCGTGAGCTTGATGAACTGTATATCGCTACTTTCCTCAAGACCCTGGCTCGTAGTTTGGTGTTAGTATTTATACCGATTTATCTCCTAACGATTGGCTTCTCAGTCCGTTTTATCGCGCTCTTCTATCTCATAGAGTTTATCGGTATGCTGATCGCAACGCCTGTTGGGCTTGTGCTCAATCATAAGCTTGGCGTGAAGAAAACCATGGCCGCGGCTGACATTCTCTTTATTGGCTATATGTTTTCGGTGAGCGTACTCAAGCAAGTAGGTGGGTATCTAGTGTTGCCGACGCTTCTCTTTGCCTTTGCTGCAGGCTTGTTTTGGGCTGCGTATCATGTGGACTTCACGAAAAGCGTAGACAGGCAGGCGGAGGGTAGGGAGATATCCTTAACCAAAGCAGTGGTTATCTTGGCGTCTGCACTGGGGCCATTAGCTGGCTCACTTGTTATCGTCAGCTCCTCATTTGCCTCATCGTTTTATGTGGCTGCAGTTATGACGGTACTCGCAATACTGCCGTTGTTTATGACAAAAGATATCAAGACTCCAAAGCCACAGTTTTCATGGCGGAGGCTTAAGCGGGCGGACGTGGCTGAGAAGGGTTGGGCATATGTGGCATTTGGTGCGATGCAGATTGCTACTGAGACGTTTTGGCCGCTCTATATCTATCTCGCGCTGAAGAGTGTGGTCGAGGTTGGTGCAGTCTTTACCGTGACGTCCCTCATGATGATCGGTGTGGTGGTGTGGTTTGGGAGGCGAGTAGATCGCAATCCAAAAAAAGCGATTACCTTTGGAGTGCTATTGCATGCTCCAAGCTGGTTGATCCGAATCCTGGCTTTTTCGCCGATCGGAGTATTTTTACTCAACGCATACAGTCAGCTCAGTTATCATTTGCTTGATGAGTCATTCGAAAAGGTTGTCTATGCTGAAGCTAAACAGTCATCCGACATATCAAATTACTTTTTGTTTCGTCAGATCTTCATTGCTCTTGGACGGTTTTTGGTCTGCACAGTCGTCTTTTTGACAGGCAAGATCGAAGTCGGATTTTTGTTTACCTTCATAGCAGTACCTCTCTATCTGGGATTGCGCGAAAAAGCTCAACATACAGTCTAA